The Sorex araneus isolate mSorAra2 chromosome 5, mSorAra2.pri, whole genome shotgun sequence genome has a segment encoding these proteins:
- the UBE2Q1 gene encoding ubiquitin-conjugating enzyme E2 Q1 — protein sequence MQQPQPQGQQQPGPGQQLGGQGAAPGAGGGPGGGPGPGPCLRRELKLLESIFHRGHERFRIASACLDELSCEFLLAGAGGAAPGAAPGPQLPPRGSGPGEPVRIHCNITESYPAVPPIWSVESDDPNLAAVLERLVDIKKGNTLLLQHLKRIISDLCKLYNLPQHPDVEMLDQPLPAEQCTQEDVSSEDEDEEMPEDTEDLDHYEMKEEEPAEGKKSEDDGIGKENLAILEKIKKNQRQDYLNGAVSGSVQATDRLMKELRDIYRSQSFKGGNYAVELVNDSLYDWNVKLLKVDQDSALHNDLQILKEKEGADFILLNFSFKDNFPFDPPFVRVVSPVLSGGYVLGGGAICMELLTKQGWSSAYSIESVIMQISATLVKGKARVQFGANKSQYSLTRAQQSYKSLVQIHEKNGWYTPPKEDG from the exons GAGCTGAAGCTGCTCGAGTCCATCTTCCACCGCGGCCACGAGCGCTTCCGCATCGCCAGCGCCTGCCTGGACGAGCTGAGCTGCGAGTTCCTGCTGGCCGGGGCCGGAGGGGCCGCGCCGGGGGCCGCGCCCGGGCCGCAGCTGCCCCCGCGGGGCTCGGGCCCGGGCGAGCCCGTCCGCATCCACTGCAACATCACG gAGTCCTACCCTGCAGTGCCCCCTATCTGGTCGGTGGAGTCCGATGACCCTAATTTGGCTGCTGTCCTGGAGAGGCTAGTGGACATAAAGAAAGGGAATACCCTG CTCTTACAGCATCTGAAGAGGATCATCTCCGACCTGTGTAAACTCTATAACCTGCCTCAGCACCCAGATGTGGAGATGCTGGATCAGCCCTTGCCAGCAGAGCAG TGCACACAGGAGGACGTGTCTTCAGAGGACGAAGATGAGGAGATGCCCGAG GACACAGAAGATCTCGATCACtatgaaatgaaagaggaagagCCAGCTGAGGGCAAGAAATCTGAAGATGATGGCATTGGGAAGGAAAACTTGGCCATATTAGAGAAAATCAAAAAGAACCAGAGGCAAGATTACTTAAAT GGTGCAGTGTCTGGCTCGGTGCAGGCCACTGACCGGCTGATGAAGGAGCTCAGGGATATTTACCGATCACAGAGTTTCAAAGGCG GAAACTATGCAGTGGAACTCGTGAATGACAGCCTGTACGATTGGAATGTCAAACTCCTCAA AGTTGACCAGGACAGCGCTTTGCACAACGATCTCCAGATCCTCAAAGAGAAGGAAGGCGCCGACTTCATTCTCCTCAACTTTTCCTTTAAA GATAATTTTCCCTTTGACCCGCCGTTCGTCAGGGTTGTGTCTCCGGTCCTTTCTGGAGG GTATGTTCTGGGCGGAGGTGCCATCTGCATGGAACTTCTCACCAAACAG ggctggagcagtgccTACTCCATAGAGTCTGTGATAATGCAGATCAGCGCCACACTGGTCAAGGGGAAGGCGCGAGTGCAGTTTGGAGCCAACAAA TCTCAATACAGTCTGACAAGAGCACAGCAGTCCTACAAGTCCTTGGTGCAGATCCACGAAAAAAACG GCTGGTACACACCCCCAAAGGAAGACGGCTAA